Within Winogradskyella helgolandensis, the genomic segment AGATTTTGGAGATTTTGAAACTCCATTAATTAATGGTGCAGATTGTGCTTACGTTATTTTTGATGAGAAGAAAACGGCACTTTGCGCCATAGAAGAGGCTTATAACCAAGGAGAAATTAAATGGAAGAAACCGGTGTCTTGTCATTTATATCCCATAAGAGTTAAAGAATACACTGAATTTTCAGGTGTTAATTATGATAAGTGGGAGATTTGCGACGATGCCTGTTCTTTAGGTAAAGAATTGCAAGTGCCTGTTTACAAATTTGTAAAGGAAGCATTGATTAGAAAGTTTGGAGAAGATTGGTATGCTGAGTTGGAGAAGGTGGCCGAAAAAATGAAGAAGTAATAATTAAGTTGCTTAAATAAATGTATAAGTTATATTAGCTTCAGTCAAAGGAAGGCTTAATTCTTTCGTGTTAAGTTCTGCATAAGCCAAACCTTTCTTGTAATTTTTTAAATAATATAGTGATTGGGTAGAATTTCAAAAATAGGCCTATTCACTAATAAAAGAAGTCAAAAAAAACAAGTAAATTCCTTATAAGTAGTATATTAGACTTTTAAAACTCTAATATGAACCTACAGATCTATTTTTTGTTGGGTTCTATAGTAGCATTTTAAAAAGTGACTATAGCTATGAAACACATCTACCTTATTTTAAGTTCACTTCTCTTTTTTATTGCTTTGCCAGCCCAGACTACTTGGCAAGAGTATACAAAAATAGCAGATTCTCTGCAGGTACAATTTCAATTTGATGGTGTAATAGAGCCAAGAGAGAAAGCAATTGAATTAGCTGCGGTAACTCAAAAAGATACCATTCCGTTTTTAAATTTATTGTTAGCAATGAGTAAAAATGAACGTAATGTAGACAATCCTGAAATTAATAAACCGCTTTATAAAGCGCTTCAATCTCAAATTTTAGAACTCGAAGCACGCAACGCAAAACCAGAACGACTTTACCAAGCATATAGGCGCATGTATATTATTGCGCATAATTTTATTCGCAACATGGAGGATACAGAAGTCTATGTCGGTAAATCTATAGCATATCATTATCAATGTGAGACTATTGACTCTTTAGTTTTATTTAAAGGTTTACACACTTCTGGCGTTATATCTCGAGAAGTTGGTAAACTTAATAAATCGGTAGAGGTATTTAAGGAAGCAGAGCGTTTTTATGGTTTTATGACGGCAAAAGACACCAATGTAATGGCTAGTGTTTATAAAGATTTAGCAATGGTTTATCACTACAATTTTTTAAATATTCCTTCTGAACGTTTAAAATATGTAAAAAAAGCAGAAGCCTTATTTAATAGCGTT encodes:
- a CDS encoding DUF3109 family protein, whose product is MFQLGKTIVSEDIIEKDFVCNLSACKGACCIDGDAGAPLDKDEVKILEDIYPKVKPFLRKEGIDAIEAQGTSITTDFGDFETPLINGADCAYVIFDEKKTALCAIEEAYNQGEIKWKKPVSCHLYPIRVKEYTEFSGVNYDKWEICDDACSLGKELQVPVYKFVKEALIRKFGEDWYAELEKVAEKMKK